A single window of Streptomyces griseoviridis DNA harbors:
- a CDS encoding ScbR family autoregulator-binding transcription factor: MARQLRAEQTRATIITAAADLFDRCGYESTSLSDIVEHAHVTKGALYFHFAAKEDLAHAIMEIQSRTLRDVVAEMDARGHTSLETLMRITFGIARLSVEGPVPRAGLRLATGPVEVRPPLTHPFTEWRDIAARRLHGAMKESDIHPDIDVEAVAHALVSWFVGTRVVGRSLEPVARQPRRVAEMWHVMIRGMVPVTRRARYLNLASRLEREIRPV; the protein is encoded by the coding sequence ATGGCGAGGCAGTTACGCGCCGAGCAGACCCGCGCGACGATCATCACGGCCGCAGCAGACCTGTTCGACCGCTGCGGATACGAGTCGACCAGCCTCAGTGACATCGTCGAACACGCCCATGTCACCAAAGGCGCCCTCTACTTCCACTTCGCGGCGAAGGAAGACCTCGCGCACGCCATCATGGAGATCCAGTCGCGCACCCTGCGTGACGTGGTGGCCGAGATGGACGCCCGCGGCCACACCTCCCTCGAAACCCTGATGAGGATCACCTTCGGCATCGCCCGGCTCTCCGTCGAGGGCCCCGTCCCGCGTGCCGGACTCCGGCTCGCCACCGGCCCGGTCGAGGTCCGCCCGCCGCTCACCCACCCGTTCACCGAATGGCGCGACATCGCCGCCCGCAGACTGCACGGCGCGATGAAGGAGTCCGACATCCACCCGGACATCGACGTGGAGGCCGTCGCGCACGCCCTGGTCAGCTGGTTCGTCGGCACCCGTGTCGTCGGCCGCTCCCTCGAACCCGTCGCCCGGCAGCCGCGCCGGGTCGCCGAGATGTGGCACGTCATGATCCGCGGCATGGTCCCGGTCACCCGCCGCGCCCG